The region TTCGAGACCTATAACGGCATTGTAAGACATATGCTTCTGGACCCCAACATTGACGCTTTGGTAGTAATATATGTACATACGATTATGGGTGATCCTGCACAGCCAGCACAGGCTGTAGTAGATATCAGGCGTGGAGACTGCAGTAAACCGATAATTGCATGCTGGATGGGAGGTACCGGCACTGAACAAGGGGTTAAGATATTGAAAAATGGTGGGCTTCCTAATTATCCTGTTCCTGACAGGGCTGTTGAAGCTTTGGCTTCATTGGTTCAGCATCATGGATTCCTGGAGAAGGTGAAGATATGAACGGAAAACATGACGTATGGGAATTACTTAAGGAATATCAGATTCCTGTGTTGCCAATAGTAAAAGCATCCTCGCTTGAGGAAGTTATTGAAGTTTCAAACTCAATGGGTTATCCGGTTGTCATGAAAATTTCATCGCCTGATATTTCACATAAAAGCGATGTGGGCGGAATTATATTGGATATTAATTCTGAAGAAGAAGTTAAAAATGCTTACCATAATATGATGGATACTGTTAATCAGAAGGTTCCTGATGCCAGAATAGATGGAGTAATGCTGCAAAAAATGGCCGAACCTGGGATTGAAGTTATAATAGGAGTTAAACTTGACCCGCAATTCGGTCATGTTATAATGTTTGGTCTTGGTGGGATATTTGTTGAGATTTACAGGGATGTTTCATTCAGGGTAACGCCTATAAATAGTGAAATGGCTCGTGATATGATACTTGAAATAAAAAGCAGCCCAATTCTAATGGGTGCCCGGGGGCGTCCAGCTGCTGATATTAATGCTATCATTAATGTAATTATCAAATTATCAGAAATGCTAGAAAAAAATCCGGATATTGTTGAACTGGATATTAATCCGTTGATCGTATATGAGAAAAACGCAGTTGCAGTGGATGCCCGGATGCTGAAAAATGAAAAAAACTGATCTTAGTATT is a window of Methanosarcinales archaeon DNA encoding:
- a CDS encoding acetate--CoA ligase family protein gives rise to the protein MNGKHDVWELLKEYQIPVLPIVKASSLEEVIEVSNSMGYPVVMKISSPDISHKSDVGGIILDINSEEEVKNAYHNMMDTVNQKVPDARIDGVMLQKMAEPGIEVIIGVKLDPQFGHVIMFGLGGIFVEIYRDVSFRVTPINSEMARDMILEIKSSPILMGARGRPAADINAIINVIIKLSEMLEKNPDIVELDINPLIVYEKNAVAVDARMLKNEKN